One Owenweeksia hongkongensis DSM 17368 genomic region harbors:
- the hisH gene encoding imidazole glycerol phosphate synthase subunit HisH, with protein MKQRIAILKYNAGNSTSLNYALARLGIEAILTDDPQELLKADKVIFPGVGEASSAMKYLKIQNLDSLIPQLTQPVLGICLGMQLMCNFSEEGNTTGLKIFDTEVKRFPAKGIIPHTGWNNLSKAKSPLMDSVETGDDFYFVHSFYAATCTQTIAECDYLLPFSAALQKDNFFGAQFHPEKSGKTGERILQNFIDL; from the coding sequence ATGAAACAACGGATAGCGATATTAAAATACAATGCGGGCAATAGCACCTCGCTTAATTACGCCTTGGCGCGATTGGGTATTGAAGCCATTTTGACGGATGACCCGCAAGAATTACTAAAAGCCGACAAAGTAATTTTCCCGGGTGTTGGTGAGGCTAGCTCAGCCATGAAATATTTGAAAATACAAAACCTGGACTCATTGATTCCACAGCTCACCCAACCTGTTTTAGGTATTTGCTTAGGCATGCAACTTATGTGTAATTTTTCGGAAGAAGGAAACACTACAGGACTGAAAATATTTGATACGGAAGTAAAAAGATTCCCTGCGAAAGGTATTATTCCACACACCGGCTGGAATAATTTATCAAAAGCCAAAAGTCCTCTAATGGATAGCGTAGAAACTGGCGATGATTTCTATTTTGTACATAGTTTTTACGCGGCTACTTGTACGCAAACTATTGCTGAATGCGACTACCTCCTACCCTTTAGTGCCGCACTTCAAAAAGATAATTTCTTCGGAGCTCAGTTCCACCCTGAAAAATCAGGTAAAACCGGTGAGCGAATCCTTCAAAACTTTATTGACTTATGA
- the hisF gene encoding imidazole glycerol phosphate synthase subunit HisF: MLKKRIIPCLDIDQGRTVKGVSFKNLRDAGDPLELAQRYVDEGADELVFLDISATHEKRKTLLPLVEKIAQIINIPFTVGGGIDSVGLGKEVIAAGADKLSINSSAVRRPELIQELASEVGSQAVVVAIDTHKEKGQWHVYTQGGRKKTEWLTEKWAYTAEQFGAGELLLTSMNHDGQKKGFAIELLQLIGNVVNLPIIASGGAGEINHFVDVFSKTNATGALAASIFHFGEIPIPDLKNYLKTQNIAIR; encoded by the coding sequence ATGCTCAAAAAAAGAATAATTCCGTGCTTGGATATAGATCAGGGACGCACGGTAAAAGGTGTGAGTTTTAAAAACCTTCGAGATGCAGGAGACCCTCTGGAACTTGCCCAGCGCTACGTAGATGAAGGTGCGGATGAATTGGTGTTTCTGGATATTTCAGCTACTCATGAAAAGCGCAAAACCCTTTTACCATTGGTAGAGAAAATTGCTCAAATCATAAACATCCCTTTCACGGTGGGTGGAGGTATTGATTCTGTGGGACTAGGTAAAGAAGTAATTGCAGCCGGAGCTGATAAGTTGAGCATTAATTCATCTGCCGTAAGGCGCCCCGAACTAATACAAGAACTGGCTAGTGAAGTTGGGAGCCAGGCAGTGGTAGTGGCTATTGATACTCATAAGGAGAAAGGCCAATGGCACGTATATACTCAGGGAGGAAGAAAAAAAACAGAATGGCTTACCGAAAAATGGGCTTACACGGCCGAACAATTTGGTGCTGGTGAATTGCTACTTACGAGTATGAACCATGACGGCCAGAAAAAAGGCTTTGCCATTGAGTTACTTCAGCTTATTGGCAACGTGGTTAATTTGCCCATCATAGCTTCCGGAGGCGCAGGTGAGATTAATCATTTTGTAGATGTATTCAGTAAAACCAATGCCACGGGCGCTTTGGCAGCCAGCATTTTTCACTTTGGGGAAATTCCTATTCCTGATCTAAAAAACTATTTAAAAACTCAAAACATTGCCATCCGATGA
- a CDS encoding T9SS-dependent choice-of-anchor J family protein codes for MKKASPLYLFVSAFMLMSTVVMGQLSGAYTINGSSPTGGTNYQTFTAAVSALTSNGVSGAVTFNVQAGTYTEQISISAISGASTTNTITFKGLGDLTTITAAPTMANLPIISLDSASHITIDSLNIEVTGTNGWGVHFMRHADSNAVINSHIVGPALSNTRGIIGSSSITTISVVQNNAEYILIENNTIEGFDVSINMVGETGPITTPNRQINYGTDISIIGNTFQDFAGKAVVINNYHNVNVDNNEISTSNTASSGALSFWDAGDNIIITRNNMYVNSDANNTRMIILAMAPGNGPAGDATKPAIVANNMIQYHGTNSTTPTGLLMKNKDQIEIFNNTFKIKNQGANANCIWFDNNNARTLSGVEVRNNIFALDNAGSGQFFYCRSSAIGSRFNGLVIDHNNYYAPAGYFSVDIPDGSGLSTFTSFAAYKANTGGWGTGAMNVDPQFVSATDLHASSVAMNDSGAVISSITTDIDGDLRSATYPDMGADEYAPPSCVGSSNLGVFDAFGSTAKVYWTQSNMGATVKVQYGTTGFTLGSGTKMTATNDTISLTGLTPQSTYDVYVMEVCSPTDSSAWTSLSFTIGCGVVSTYPYYESFEGSNWVSGSGTPNSGFSIDPCWSVVPSSGNVFLWGTGSGSTSTSFTGPPSAYGGSNYVFAQAYNGFTNDIANFTSPNLDLSSLTVPQLTFGYHMYGIHMGTLEVWAWNGTAYDTLTSISGDQGNTWREAIIDLSPYKNDTTHLVFHAIHGISLYSDIAIDSIVIEEAPPCPKPGVVAFDNVTATSVNLVFSSPGHAFEVEFGPTGFTQGTGTTTTINGSGDTITGLTPNTSYDFYLNNNCTDSSNGFSAWVGPFTVRTECSFTNSYFTDWDYLSNSESDICWSFLTFGSNISYARAYDPSAGLALQPFSGNIYYRYYNSTATATFLVSPEITDLATNTLQVRFQASDSYTGTSGTPEFYIGTMLSANDTASFTPLDTVTTITDVWTEFAVPLTGVPANHKYVVIRHAHNANNVYMAIDDLYIEVQPACVAPSFGVFSDVRDTSVVLNWTAGDGSTFDIEYGAAGFTQGLGTTISGLTSTTDTLTGLTPFTCYDVYIRGNCTSSNSPWYGPISLCTKCVTKVAPFVEDFESSGWVRGTAATNAVDGCWIRTPESFTSFRWETNFGSTTSSSTGPSTGGGGSGKYVFTEASRGVNNSLAYLQMPKVDFSTLTTPTLSFSYHMHGSQIGELYVLIDDGTQTDTIWSISGQQQVADTSDWITAYVDISAYMTQPATISFVAKRGGTYGDIALDNVGIDELPTCLIPTAFSLDSVYTNFADFSWTSISNGTSFVMEYGPTGFRQATATGTNVYAGSSPTRVSGLTPGMTYDIYLSDMCDSTDWVGPITFTTIIQNDAELESIVSPFDLVCGDSSLVIEVKVKNNGINAITTLPVGANISGAITSSVTITYTGNIAPGASATITVGTINAYTGGVINIDAYTGLSGDQNMTNDTLSEAGLELISAVPLHMPVDSICANDTSGIFVALPQTGISHNWYANANDVTPVATGDTVSVQPGQTLYLDRGQSSSLVVQTGTAGSLFGTMFKVYVKRDFIFSGYTWVSHQTGAKSLKAFYKMGDYKGHETTRSSWTLIDSLEQTSSSSLAAYRFNFRNPVIFTAGDTISIYLASKTGKYEAEGLAGATVDSVFKTTNDFEYIAGVGGAYFGSNMVGATSASSIAKTLHWESLDVCGNNRIALTMGVNNDTAVASFSSVVNASGVVDFDASASSGHVYDWDFGNGTTGTGEMPSNTYTAGGTYTVTLTVTDTVCGTTDTITQTIFTDVSLNELEFAGSVEVYPNPNNGKFNINLDLIGGQDVQLALVNTVGQIIYTKDLGNVGGHVETDMDIENLAPGVYYLRVIANGKSTTVRVTIL; via the coding sequence ATGAAGAAAGCATCACCTTTGTATCTTTTTGTGTCAGCCTTTATGCTGATGAGTACGGTAGTGATGGGCCAGTTATCTGGTGCATATACTATCAATGGTTCTTCTCCTACGGGTGGAACTAATTATCAAACTTTTACGGCTGCAGTTTCTGCCCTTACTTCCAATGGAGTTTCAGGTGCGGTTACCTTTAATGTGCAAGCAGGTACTTACACCGAGCAGATATCTATTTCTGCCATTTCTGGAGCAAGCACAACCAACACCATTACATTTAAAGGTTTAGGAGACTTAACCACAATTACGGCAGCGCCAACTATGGCTAATTTGCCAATAATTAGTTTAGACTCTGCCAGCCACATTACAATTGACAGCCTAAATATTGAAGTGACAGGAACCAATGGCTGGGGCGTGCATTTTATGCGTCATGCTGATAGTAATGCTGTTATTAATAGTCACATTGTTGGTCCAGCTTTATCAAATACTCGTGGTATAATTGGATCAAGCTCTATAACTACTATTTCTGTTGTGCAGAACAATGCCGAATACATTTTAATAGAAAACAACACGATTGAAGGCTTTGACGTAAGCATAAATATGGTGGGGGAAACCGGTCCAATAACAACTCCTAACAGGCAAATTAATTACGGTACAGATATTAGTATTATAGGCAATACTTTTCAAGACTTTGCTGGTAAAGCGGTTGTTATAAATAACTATCATAATGTTAATGTAGACAATAACGAAATTTCTACATCGAATACTGCAAGCAGCGGTGCGCTTAGTTTTTGGGATGCTGGCGACAACATAATTATTACCAGAAATAACATGTATGTTAATTCTGACGCAAACAACACCCGCATGATAATTTTGGCTATGGCTCCAGGAAACGGGCCTGCTGGCGATGCAACAAAACCAGCCATTGTTGCTAATAACATGATTCAATACCATGGTACCAATTCAACAACTCCTACAGGTCTGTTGATGAAAAACAAAGATCAAATTGAAATTTTCAATAACACGTTTAAAATTAAAAACCAAGGCGCAAATGCTAACTGTATTTGGTTCGATAACAACAACGCACGCACCTTATCGGGCGTGGAAGTACGCAATAATATTTTTGCGTTAGATAATGCAGGATCTGGCCAGTTTTTTTACTGCCGTAGCAGTGCCATTGGTTCACGCTTTAACGGTTTAGTAATAGACCACAATAATTACTATGCACCTGCTGGATATTTTAGTGTTGATATACCTGATGGTTCGGGCCTAAGCACATTTACAAGTTTTGCCGCATATAAAGCCAATACTGGTGGCTGGGGTACCGGAGCTATGAATGTTGATCCGCAATTTGTATCTGCAACTGATCTACACGCTAGTTCGGTAGCTATGAATGATAGCGGTGCTGTGATAAGTAGCATTACTACTGATATTGACGGTGACTTAAGAAGCGCTACCTATCCTGATATGGGAGCTGATGAATATGCACCTCCAAGCTGTGTGGGAAGTTCTAATTTAGGAGTATTTGATGCTTTTGGCTCAACAGCAAAAGTGTATTGGACTCAAAGCAATATGGGGGCTACTGTTAAAGTTCAATACGGCACAACTGGTTTTACGCTGGGTTCTGGAACCAAAATGACTGCTACCAATGATACCATTTCATTAACAGGTCTTACACCACAATCCACTTATGATGTGTATGTAATGGAGGTGTGTTCGCCAACAGATTCAAGTGCATGGACTTCGCTCTCCTTTACCATTGGCTGTGGAGTTGTTAGCACCTATCCCTATTATGAATCTTTTGAAGGATCAAATTGGGTTTCAGGGTCTGGTACACCAAATTCTGGGTTTTCAATTGATCCCTGTTGGTCGGTAGTGCCGTCTAGTGGTAACGTTTTCTTATGGGGTACGGGTTCAGGATCTACATCAACTTCTTTTACAGGTCCTCCAAGCGCCTATGGAGGTTCTAACTATGTTTTTGCACAAGCCTATAATGGATTTACAAATGACATAGCCAACTTTACCTCTCCAAACCTTGATTTAAGTTCACTTACTGTACCACAGCTAACATTTGGTTATCACATGTATGGAATCCATATGGGAACGTTAGAAGTTTGGGCCTGGAATGGAACGGCTTATGATACACTTACATCCATATCAGGTGATCAGGGTAATACCTGGAGAGAAGCCATCATTGATTTATCTCCTTACAAGAATGACACTACACATTTAGTTTTTCATGCAATACACGGTATTAGCCTTTACTCAGATATAGCTATTGATTCTATAGTGATAGAAGAAGCTCCGCCTTGTCCTAAGCCTGGCGTGGTTGCTTTTGATAATGTTACCGCCACTTCTGTAAATCTAGTTTTCAGCTCTCCAGGCCATGCGTTTGAGGTTGAATTTGGTCCTACTGGTTTTACTCAGGGAACGGGCACCACTACCACCATCAATGGATCGGGGGATACTATAACAGGGCTTACTCCAAATACTTCTTATGATTTTTATTTAAATAATAATTGCACAGATTCTTCTAATGGCTTTTCAGCGTGGGTAGGACCATTTACCGTTCGTACCGAATGTTCTTTTACCAACAGTTATTTTACTGATTGGGATTACCTGTCTAATTCAGAGTCTGATATTTGCTGGTCATTTTTAACCTTTGGTTCTAACATATCTTACGCAAGGGCTTATGATCCTAGTGCAGGTCTTGCACTGCAACCTTTTTCAGGTAATATTTATTACAGGTATTATAACTCTACAGCTACGGCAACCTTTTTAGTAAGTCCAGAAATAACCGACTTGGCTACAAATACCTTGCAAGTAAGATTTCAGGCAAGTGATAGCTATACGGGCACTTCAGGTACTCCTGAGTTTTATATAGGAACTATGCTTTCAGCTAATGATACTGCATCCTTCACACCACTTGACACAGTAACCACTATTACAGATGTATGGACTGAATTTGCTGTACCATTAACAGGTGTACCAGCTAATCACAAATACGTGGTGATAAGACATGCTCATAATGCCAACAACGTATATATGGCCATTGATGACCTGTATATTGAAGTACAGCCTGCATGTGTTGCACCAAGTTTTGGTGTATTTAGCGATGTTCGAGACACAAGTGTAGTTCTTAACTGGACTGCTGGAGATGGAAGTACCTTTGATATCGAATATGGTGCGGCTGGATTTACTCAAGGATTGGGAACAACTATTTCTGGCTTAACCAGCACTACAGATACCCTTACAGGCCTAACACCTTTTACATGCTATGATGTTTATATCCGTGGAAATTGCACTTCCAGTAATAGCCCATGGTATGGACCTATTTCATTATGTACGAAGTGTGTTACGAAAGTAGCTCCGTTTGTAGAGGATTTTGAAAGTTCGGGTTGGGTTAGGGGAACAGCAGCTACTAATGCCGTGGATGGTTGTTGGATACGAACACCAGAAAGTTTCACTTCATTTAGGTGGGAAACTAACTTTGGAAGTACAACAAGCTCTAGTACTGGTCCTTCCACAGGTGGGGGTGGTTCTGGAAAATATGTTTTCACAGAAGCCTCTAGAGGTGTAAATAATTCACTGGCATATTTGCAAATGCCAAAGGTTGATTTTTCAACCTTAACTACGCCTACGCTAAGTTTCTCTTATCATATGCATGGATCACAAATTGGTGAGTTGTATGTATTGATAGACGATGGTACACAAACCGATACTATCTGGAGCATCAGCGGACAACAGCAAGTAGCTGATACTTCTGACTGGATTACTGCTTATGTAGATATTAGTGCTTATATGACTCAGCCGGCTACTATCAGCTTTGTAGCTAAAAGAGGAGGAACCTATGGTGATATAGCACTTGATAATGTAGGTATTGATGAACTACCTACCTGCCTTATTCCAACAGCGTTTTCACTTGATAGTGTTTACACCAATTTCGCTGACTTCAGCTGGACGTCAATAAGTAACGGTACTTCATTCGTAATGGAGTATGGCCCAACAGGCTTCCGTCAGGCTACAGCTACAGGTACTAATGTGTATGCTGGTTCAAGTCCTACAAGAGTATCAGGTCTTACGCCTGGTATGACGTATGATATTTACCTTTCGGATATGTGTGATTCTACTGACTGGGTAGGCCCAATCACTTTTACCACTATCATTCAAAATGATGCAGAGCTGGAAAGTATTGTTTCTCCTTTTGATTTAGTATGCGGGGATTCAAGCCTTGTGATAGAGGTTAAAGTGAAAAACAATGGAATCAATGCCATTACGACCTTGCCTGTAGGGGCAAATATTTCAGGTGCTATCACTTCAAGTGTTACCATTACATATACTGGAAACATAGCTCCGGGTGCATCGGCTACTATTACAGTGGGCACAATTAACGCTTATACAGGTGGTGTGATTAACATTGATGCCTACACCGGATTGTCAGGAGATCAGAATATGACTAATGATACTTTATCAGAAGCTGGTCTTGAGTTGATTTCAGCAGTGCCATTGCACATGCCGGTTGATTCCATTTGTGCTAATGATACAAGCGGAATATTTGTAGCTCTTCCTCAAACGGGTATCAGTCATAACTGGTATGCTAATGCTAATGATGTAACCCCGGTTGCCACAGGCGATACCGTAAGCGTGCAACCTGGTCAAACTTTGTATCTGGACAGAGGACAGTCAAGTTCATTGGTTGTTCAAACCGGAACTGCAGGATCTCTTTTCGGTACTATGTTTAAAGTTTATGTGAAAAGGGACTTTATTTTCTCTGGATATACGTGGGTATCTCATCAAACTGGTGCTAAATCATTGAAGGCGTTCTATAAAATGGGAGATTATAAAGGACATGAAACTACCCGTTCCAGCTGGACATTGATTGACTCCTTGGAGCAAACAAGTTCATCAAGTTTAGCTGCTTACAGATTTAATTTTAGAAATCCGGTAATCTTTACAGCAGGAGATACTATTTCAATATACCTGGCCAGTAAAACCGGTAAGTATGAAGCAGAGGGATTGGCTGGAGCAACCGTTGATTCAGTATTTAAAACCACCAATGACTTTGAGTATATAGCTGGTGTTGGAGGTGCATATTTTGGATCTAACATGGTGGGAGCCACAAGCGCAAGTTCTATCGCTAAAACCCTTCACTGGGAAAGCCTGGATGTGTGTGGCAACAACCGTATTGCACTTACCATGGGGGTAAATAATGACACAGCCGTGGCTAGCTTTAGTTCTGTAGTAAATGCTAGTGGAGTTGTTGACTTTGACGCTTCAGCTTCTTCAGGACATGTATACGATTGGGACTTTGGCAATGGAACCACTGGAACTGGAGAAATGCCTTCAAATACATACACAGCGGGCGGAACTTACACTGTTACTCTTACAGTAACCGATACTGTTTGTGGTACTACTGATACTATTACTCAAACCATATTTACCGATGTGAGCTTAAATGAACTTGAGTTTGCAGGAAGTGTAGAAGTATATCCAAACCCAAACAACGGTAAGTTTAACATAAACCTTGATTTGATTGGTGGACAGGATGTGCAGCTTGCACTGGTAAATACTGTTGGTCAAATAATATACACAAAGGACTTGGGTAATGTAGGTGGCCATGTAGAAACCGATATGGACATTGAAAACCTTGCACCTGGAGTTTATTACCTGCGTGTAATTGCCAACGGAAAATCAACTACCGTAAGAGTTACAATTTTGTAA
- the hisIE gene encoding bifunctional phosphoribosyl-AMP cyclohydrolase/phosphoribosyl-ATP diphosphatase HisIE, giving the protein MKVDFNKFSDGLAPAIIQDAVDQQVLMLGYMNEEALKKTLTESRVTFYSRSKKRPWTKGETSGNYLGLDSIKVDCDEDAILIKVKPTGLVCHKGTQTCFGNKTSLGFLYQLEETIAKRIDGDDPNSYTNTLYKRGINKVAQKVGEEAVELVIEAKDDNAELFKNEAADLLYHFLILLKAKGFKLQEIEAILKERDSKK; this is encoded by the coding sequence ATGAAAGTAGATTTTAACAAATTTTCAGACGGTCTTGCTCCTGCAATTATTCAGGATGCTGTGGACCAGCAAGTGTTGATGCTTGGCTATATGAACGAAGAAGCTTTGAAAAAAACCTTAACAGAAAGTCGAGTGACCTTTTATAGTAGAAGTAAAAAACGACCCTGGACCAAGGGCGAAACCTCGGGTAATTACTTAGGGCTTGACTCTATAAAAGTGGATTGTGATGAAGACGCCATTTTGATAAAAGTAAAACCCACCGGGCTTGTTTGCCACAAGGGCACACAAACTTGCTTTGGAAATAAAACCAGTCTAGGGTTTTTATATCAATTGGAAGAAACTATTGCTAAGCGAATAGATGGTGATGACCCGAATTCATACACCAATACACTCTACAAAAGAGGTATTAATAAAGTAGCCCAAAAGGTAGGCGAAGAGGCCGTGGAACTTGTGATTGAGGCTAAAGATGATAATGCAGAACTCTTTAAAAATGAAGCTGCAGATTTGCTCTATCACTTTTTAATTTTGCTAAAAGCTAAAGGTTTTAAACTTCAAGAAATTGAGGCAATACTGAAAGAGCGAGATTCAAAAAAGTAA
- the hisB gene encoding bifunctional histidinol-phosphatase/imidazoleglycerol-phosphate dehydratase HisB, producing the protein MKKVLFIDRDGTLIIEPEDQQIDSLEKLEFYPEVFQWLGKISRELDYELVMVTNQDGLGTSSFPEEDFWPAQNKMLNTLKNEGITFSEILIDKSFPEEKKDTRKPGTGLLQKYIYGSYDLANSVVIGDRLTDVELAKNLGAKSILLASAKEENANLSTTRWEDIYHFLRNTDRKASVKRTTKETAIEVILNLDGSGKSQISTGLPFFDHMLDQLARHGNVDLTISANGDLEIDEHHTIEDVALTLGEAFRKALGSKKGVQRYGFLLPMDDCVSQVAIDFGGRPWLVWDAMFTREKVGDMPTEMFLHFFKSFSDAAQCNLNIKAEGQNEHHKIESIFKAFAQAIKMAITQSDSGKIPSTKGVL; encoded by the coding sequence ATGAAGAAAGTTCTATTCATAGATCGAGACGGCACCTTAATCATTGAGCCGGAAGATCAACAAATTGACAGCCTCGAAAAACTGGAGTTTTACCCTGAAGTATTTCAATGGCTGGGTAAAATATCGCGCGAGCTGGATTATGAATTGGTGATGGTGACCAATCAGGATGGGCTGGGTACAAGCTCTTTCCCCGAAGAGGATTTTTGGCCCGCCCAAAACAAAATGCTGAATACTCTAAAAAACGAGGGAATTACCTTCAGTGAAATTTTGATTGACAAGAGTTTTCCGGAAGAAAAAAAGGATACCCGAAAACCAGGAACCGGCCTGCTTCAGAAATACATTTATGGTTCTTATGACTTGGCCAATTCAGTGGTAATTGGTGACCGACTGACGGATGTGGAGTTAGCTAAAAACTTGGGTGCAAAATCTATTCTTCTCGCTTCCGCGAAAGAAGAAAACGCAAATCTATCAACTACTCGTTGGGAAGATATTTATCACTTTTTGCGAAATACCGACCGTAAAGCTTCGGTAAAAAGAACTACCAAAGAAACCGCGATTGAGGTAATCCTCAATTTGGATGGTTCAGGGAAATCGCAAATCTCTACGGGTTTGCCATTTTTTGATCACATGCTCGATCAGCTGGCGCGCCATGGCAATGTGGATTTGACTATTTCAGCAAATGGTGATTTGGAGATAGACGAACACCACACTATTGAAGATGTGGCGCTCACCCTTGGAGAAGCTTTTCGCAAGGCTTTGGGAAGCAAAAAAGGTGTTCAGCGCTATGGCTTTCTTCTGCCCATGGATGATTGCGTTTCACAAGTAGCTATTGATTTTGGTGGCCGTCCTTGGCTGGTTTGGGATGCCATGTTTACCCGCGAAAAGGTTGGAGATATGCCCACGGAAATGTTTTTGCACTTCTTTAAATCCTTTAGTGATGCGGCCCAATGTAACCTCAATATAAAAGCAGAAGGTCAAAACGAACATCACAAGATTGAATCAATTTTTAAGGCTTTTGCGCAAGCCATAAAAATGGCCATAACGCAAAGCGATAGCGGCAAAATCCCCAGTACAAAAGGAGTATTATGA
- the hisC gene encoding histidinol-phosphate transaminase — MELEKLARPNILKMMPYSSSRDEFKGEAQVFLDANESPFGKLNRYPDPHQITLKSKIANQWNVKANEIFIGNGSDEIIDLLFRIFCTPGVDKALSFVPTYGMYKVSAQLNDVEMVEIPLNKDFDLDESIIKKALQERDVKIIFLCSPNNPTGNILSEECITRLLKYFDGLVIMDEAYAQFSNQKSWSEKLSDFPNLLVSQTFSKAWSLAAARVGIAFGNPEIIELLTKVKPPYNVSELNQKAALDILLKSARIYQNTLVLKSERKKMIVALNAYSFVKRVFPTQANFILISVAKPQKLYQFLLQNGIIVRNRSSQIEGCLRISIGTKKENQTLIKALDRFKKLEK; from the coding sequence ATGGAACTTGAAAAATTGGCGAGACCCAACATTTTAAAAATGATGCCTTACAGTTCTTCGCGCGATGAGTTTAAGGGAGAAGCTCAAGTATTTTTGGATGCGAACGAAAGCCCTTTTGGAAAGCTCAACCGTTATCCTGACCCACATCAGATCACTTTAAAATCTAAAATTGCTAACCAATGGAATGTAAAGGCGAATGAGATTTTTATCGGAAATGGTAGCGATGAAATAATCGACTTACTATTCCGCATCTTCTGTACACCCGGTGTAGACAAAGCTTTGTCCTTTGTTCCAACCTATGGAATGTATAAAGTATCGGCACAGCTCAACGATGTAGAAATGGTCGAAATTCCGTTAAACAAAGATTTCGATCTTGATGAAAGCATTATTAAAAAAGCCCTGCAAGAAAGGGATGTGAAAATTATTTTTCTGTGCTCGCCCAACAATCCTACAGGCAATATTTTGAGTGAGGAATGCATAACTCGATTGCTAAAATATTTTGACGGCCTTGTGATAATGGACGAAGCCTACGCACAGTTTAGCAATCAAAAATCATGGTCAGAAAAGCTATCAGATTTTCCAAATCTATTGGTGAGCCAAACCTTTAGCAAAGCCTGGAGTTTGGCAGCAGCACGGGTGGGAATTGCTTTCGGAAATCCTGAAATCATAGAGCTTCTTACTAAAGTAAAGCCGCCTTACAATGTGAGCGAATTAAACCAGAAAGCTGCTTTAGACATTCTATTAAAGAGTGCCCGCATCTATCAAAATACTTTGGTTCTAAAGTCGGAGCGTAAGAAAATGATAGTTGCATTAAATGCCTACTCCTTTGTAAAACGTGTATTTCCAACACAGGCTAATTTCATTCTGATTAGTGTAGCCAAGCCGCAAAAATTGTATCAATTTCTTTTACAAAACGGCATTATCGTTCGGAATAGAAGCTCTCAAATAGAAGGCTGCCTGAGGATTTCTATAGGAACCAAAAAGGAAAACCAAACTTTAATAAAAGCGCTGGATCGCTTTAAAAAACTAGAAAAATGA
- the hisA gene encoding 1-(5-phosphoribosyl)-5-[(5-phosphoribosylamino)methylideneamino]imidazole-4-carboxamide isomerase, with amino-acid sequence MRIIPAIDIIDGQCVRLSQGSFTSKTTYPDKPLEVAKSFEDAGLKYLHLVDLDGARSGKVVNEKTLLEITSNTNLVVDFGGGLKTMEDVKKAFDCGAQQLNFGSIAVKNPEFFLSCLSKYGAKKIILSADSLNGMVAISGWEEQSSQSILPFVQNYCEQGVQNITATDISKDGMLAGPAFELYSSLIQNSSAKIVASGGISKLDDLKKLREIGCEGTIVGKAIYEGKIPLDELVTFERNDNSNND; translated from the coding sequence ATGAGAATAATACCAGCTATAGATATAATTGACGGGCAATGTGTGCGCCTTTCACAAGGTAGCTTCACTTCCAAAACAACTTACCCTGACAAGCCATTGGAGGTTGCCAAATCTTTTGAAGATGCGGGTTTAAAATACTTACACCTCGTGGATTTGGATGGGGCCCGAAGTGGAAAAGTAGTGAATGAAAAAACGCTTTTAGAAATTACCTCAAACACCAACTTGGTGGTGGATTTTGGAGGTGGATTAAAAACCATGGAGGATGTGAAAAAAGCATTTGATTGCGGAGCACAACAGCTCAACTTTGGTAGCATTGCTGTAAAAAATCCTGAGTTTTTCTTGTCCTGCCTATCCAAATATGGGGCAAAAAAAATTATCCTCAGCGCAGACTCCTTAAATGGAATGGTGGCCATAAGCGGATGGGAAGAACAAAGCTCACAATCTATTTTGCCATTTGTCCAAAACTACTGTGAGCAAGGCGTTCAGAACATCACAGCAACCGACATCAGCAAAGATGGAATGCTTGCCGGCCCAGCCTTTGAATTATACTCATCCCTCATTCAGAATTCATCTGCAAAAATTGTGGCCAGTGGCGGCATTAGCAAGCTTGACGATTTGAAAAAACTACGCGAAATAGGTTGCGAAGGTACTATTGTTGGAAAGGCCATTTATGAAGGTAAAATTCCCTTGGATGAGCTGGTGACTTTTGAACGAAATGATAACTCTAACAACGACTGA